CAAATATTTAGAGTTTTACCAATTAATTAACTATATGTTTTATTagttaatttataataatataaataaaaatacttaaatcgtggctaataattaattttagtttattatgtaaaaaaaatatttaaaacaacATTGTCTAAAAATATATCAATTAACGATGTATCATATATATTTAGCGCTAAAGATTTTCCATCTTACCCAAATATAGTGAATAGTGTCTTTTCGAAGATGGCCAGTACACCCTCAGAACACTCACGTAGAAGATCAAAATCTCAAAATCACACCTCCATCAAATGAtgtaaaatacaaaatatttagtTCAAAGTAATATTCATGTTGTAGATTTGTATAACACTATTCATGtagtatatattattttatttttatttttactttactttcttctttcatatatatatattggaaaaaaaaaaattatatgggcttcactttaagctttaccggtggggctctcagtattTCTCGACCCCTGAAAAATTTTTGGCGTCATTTTTTTTATgagcgtgtatattgtagctatttagaacatcctacaaattttcagaaaattccaaattgtttacagtaccgaaaaccaggttcaaacatattgtttttcacgtgcattaaaaaaaattagtcacgcgtgcaataacatgtttgaacttagttttcggtactgtaaattattcggaattttttaaaaatttgtaggatgctctaaatagctataatatacacagtcataaaaaatcgcgttgaaaactgttcacgagttgaAAACACTGACAGCCCcaccggtaaggcttaaagtgaagcccctataaaataattctcatatatatataaatatatttatagaagaaaaaatataagaataatttacattttatatgagatttttaatagaaagtgcaaaaatatgattttttttcaacaaaaaaaaaaagttaatttatgaaattttttaagaatttttacttttataaatttattttcacTTAAAGTGAAGTCTTCCCctttacatatatacatatatctaatatatatatatatatattctctttaaaaatacatataacaatatataaatattttctcAATCTCTATATTCTCCATAATATTATTTTaccttttttaaaaaattatttaatctaacttGTTTACAtcttttttcttcaatatcatatatataaatatatattttttaatattatattattttaagtatttttatattattttttatgacTTATTAATTTATTGTTTTGCTATTTAGGTATTTATCaaattacaatatttttttttgttattacaatgaatattattattattatattttttaattaatttatattttagtttattttataacTTTGGATTAATTTAAAATAgagtataattattttttttaatgtagaatataatcattttttttaaaacatagaTAATTTATATGGAAATCACAAAAagcataataaaaataattaataaattttctaaataaaactaaaaaaataaacattgcatgttgcttgcacctagtatatatatttttatatagtttGTGTTATGATTTgtaatatacatacatatataataatataatattttacatattgatattatattatttagatatttaattattattcttTATGATTTATTATTTAGTTGTTTTGTTATTTAGGTATCTgttaaattttataatatatgtattattttttatattctgTTTTGTTATTACAATATTTAGAATGagtatttttatatttttgaattaatttatactttagtttattttataaattttggcTAATTTAAAATGaagtataattattattttttaattgtaaagtataattattgttttttaattgtaaaatataattatatttgaaaatatatagaTAAACATTACAAATTTTAAAATGTATAGAGATATTATTGAAAGTGGGAgagaatatttaaaattaataaaaaatattaaagttgAGTTTTGGTGATGTAAAATAAAAAACCTGGTGTATGGTACTGTGAGGTAAAATAGAAAGAATGAAGTTTTGGTGATGTAAAATAAGACAAAATTGTAGTACACTTGTTGTGAGTGctcttcaaaaaaaattcccctctcTTTCCACTTATTTCTAAATAAATTCctcataaattttaaaatttattcacACTTTCTAAAAAACTTAGCATAAAATTTCCCCATTAGTTAATAAAGATAAATTCTACATCTATAAATatacattatatttaaaaaatgatactctcaatttaaaataataataatttttcaagaataaataatctaatcacaatttttaattttatttttaactttaAATAAGAACAAATATAAATACAAATAAGTAAAAATTATCTTATtagaatcaaaattattttttaaattacaatttaaatttttatatttgtAATAACTATACTATTCTAAcaattatttctaaaaaaattgttttcattcttatttatttcaatttaccaaaaataatatatttgataataattaaataatagagaaaggtaataaaaggaaaaataaaggtATAAATAGTCTCACCCATTATTATATTTTACTCAACACCACATATGCTCTCACAATAATGCTCTTCACATAGTGTCAACAAATATTTGCACCATCAGTCTTTGACTaacatttattttttaatctaaGATCATTTTGTATAGCATATAGAAGGTGACAAAAACATAACTTGGTTAATGGACACAGGTTGGGTTAAGATAGAAGGTGAGGGTTCAGCTCTCATAAGGGTAAGTTTGAAGACAGAAGATGAGACCTATAACTGTGTAGGCACTGTTTTGGCTAAGCGTGGATGCTGGTCTTTTCTTAAGGGTGGATTTGTTCTTGACACACCctccaatttatcaatattatattttcaggTAACCAAACTTTTCATTTTTggctttttaaaaataaaatatttctcAACTGATTCTTGGTTTTACAGAATTCAGATGATAGTGATGTTGGTATAAACATTGCAAGCTCTTCTCTGCAATCATTTACCAATGAACAATGGAGAATAAATCAGCAATATATAATCAATTATGTAAGTATATATACTCACTTGCTTAGATAAATGCACTTGTTTAACTCATAGAAACTAAGTTGAGTTGTAAGATCTTCAAGATCAAATGCCATGTTGTTTGTGTTCAATAAAAGCTTTCAGATTTTGAGTACACATTTTTGTTGTTGTAGAAAAGGAAACGTGCTGTGACAGTTCATGTCTCTAATGAAAATGGAGAAAGGTTACAAGGAGCCACGGTTTCTATAGAGCAAGTGGCCAAGGATTTCCCATTTGGGTCTGCCATAGCAAAGACCATCATAGGAAATTTGCCATATCAGGTGACTAGTTTACCAACTGTCTGATGAATTAATTCATATCTTAGATCTTGTTTATTTATTGAAGTTTCATTTCAGAAATGGTTTGCAAAACGATTCAATGCTGCGGTTTTCGAAAATGAACTCAAATGGTATGCAACAGAACCTAAACAAGGCCAAATTAATTATACCTTAGCAGATCAAATGTTGGAGTTCATTCGAGCTAATCAAATTATAGCAAGAGGGCATaacatattttgggaagacccCGTGTACACACCACCATGGGTTAGAAATCTCACCAGCTTTGACCTTAAATCAGCTGTGGACTCTAGAATCCAAAGCCTAATGAGCAAATACAAAGATGAATTCATTCATTGGGATGTTAGCAATGAAATGCTTCACTTTGATTTCTATGAAAAACGGCTTGGCCCTGATGCCACACTGAGTTTCTATGAATCTGCACACAAATATGATCCGTTGGCAACCTTATTCATGAATGAATTCAACGTAGTTGAGACATGCAGTGATGTGAACTCAACCGTTGATACCTATATTTCAAGGTTGATAGAACTCAAAAAAGGTGGAGTTTTTATGGATGGAATTGGTCTAGAGGGGCATTTTACAGTACCTAATCCTCCACTAATGAGAGCTATACTAGATAAGTTGGCCACATTAGGAATTCCCATTTGGCTGACAGAAGTAGACATCAGTAAAACCCTTGACAAAACATCTCAGGTAAGCAACAAAGCAACTATTAAATGTGTCTTTGAACTTGTTTAATAGTAGTATTATTAATAATAGCTTGGAAATTATGTTCTTTTGCAGGCTATCTACTTAGAACAAGTTTTAAGAGAAGGCTTTTCACATCCATCTGTTAATGGTATAATGCTTTGGACTGCTCTCCATCCTAATGGATGCTACCAAATGTGCCTGACAGACAACAATCTCCAAAACCTCCCAGCTGGTGATGTAGTTGACAAGCTTTTGAAAGAATGGCAAACTGGGGAATTAGAGGGTGTGAGTGATAATCATGGATCATATAGTTTCTATGGATTTCTAGGTGAGTACAAGGTCAATGTCAAGTATCAAAACAGAGCTGCAAATTCCACATTCTCACTCTCTCAAGGTGAAGAAACTAAACACTTCAGCATTCAGCTCTGACTCACTCTCTTACCAATTCACATATTTTCAAAATACCCTTTAGAAAAACTTGGAGAATTTACACTAAAAATCAGCTTAAGTGCATAGCCAATAATGATTCAAAGTTGGCCTTATCTTCTTTAGAAGTTAGGTGTAGTATTTTTACAGAGTTATTGTTATGAATAACTAGAAAGAAAAAGCACTGCAGAACATTGGCCCACATTTTGGCATACCTTTCCTCTTATGCCATGATATCATTCTTCTTCCATGGTCCTGGTATTATTTTATGAGCTCGTTTAACACTCGTCTGATCGTGCAAACTTCAATTGTTAAAAATTATTGAAGTTATTATTAGTATTTACTGGGGTTCAATAAAAAGTGCAACTACCATATAGTCTGAGATTGAATTATTCAGCCTATTGAGGGTATGATATGAGGCCCCACATGAAAAGGTCTTGTTCTGTTCGAGGACCTAGGAGAAATTATCTAAGTTATAATGCATATATGATATCACATTAATATGCCACTGACATGCAACGGCTACCCTTGATTGACGCATTTACAAGCCCATATCAGAAATTGTTCGATCTGTAATAAATTAGTTggtaaactaaaaaataaatttcAATGCATAGGCTTtagattttatttgtttaatttactTTAATCGGTCAATCTAATCACAGTTCGAACAATTGGTAACCAAATATAATTCATCACTAAGCGGAGCGAAATCTGGACACCATATTACTAAATTGAGTATCCAAAATCACTCTAAACCCAACACATGTTTAGAGCTAATCACAAAACATTGTATTTTTGCCATGTAGAGTTATGAACTTATCTAGAATGAAACAAAGTAGATTCCAGTTCACTTAACTGGTTAAGAGCATCTTAACTATTGACTTACGTCAAATGACTTCATTGCAGCACAATAACTTTGACAATTTGGTCAAGAAATTTGATAGATGTCTATACTTATCATCCAAAAGAAACCCTTTTTGGCTTTCGGctcaaattcaattcaaacaaactTTCACATTTCATATTCATAACTAGTTTTGGaagaattaaaaaaatgaaaaagccaaagcctagtatatatatatatcaacaattaaaattTAGCCGCAAGTATCACCGAATTACAAAAAGAAGGCACTttatctttttaagatccatatTCCTTTGTTATTTATTCCAAAGATTTGTTATAGGGCATCATCATCGGTGCCTCAGTACCCAAACTTATGATTAAGTTATTAACATATTCTCCTATGAAAATCTCACCAATGGTATTAAATCATTTCACATC
The genomic region above belongs to Humulus lupulus chromosome 1, drHumLupu1.1, whole genome shotgun sequence and contains:
- the LOC133788498 gene encoding endo-1,4-beta-xylanase 5, with product MKMGSIFVLFLFATWPFFAVASLDGPLYDYTAYTECKVKPERPLYNGGILNKEKPTAVGEYGSDGFYSPAFILRNLTQSTIYCFSSWVKIEGEGSALIRVSLKTEDETYNCVGTVLAKRGCWSFLKGGFVLDTPSNLSILYFQNSDDSDVGINIASSSLQSFTNEQWRINQQYIINYKRKRAVTVHVSNENGERLQGATVSIEQVAKDFPFGSAIAKTIIGNLPYQKWFAKRFNAAVFENELKWYATEPKQGQINYTLADQMLEFIRANQIIARGHNIFWEDPVYTPPWVRNLTSFDLKSAVDSRIQSLMSKYKDEFIHWDVSNEMLHFDFYEKRLGPDATLSFYESAHKYDPLATLFMNEFNVVETCSDVNSTVDTYISRLIELKKGGVFMDGIGLEGHFTVPNPPLMRAILDKLATLGIPIWLTEVDISKTLDKTSQAIYLEQVLREGFSHPSVNGIMLWTALHPNGCYQMCLTDNNLQNLPAGDVVDKLLKEWQTGELEGVSDNHGSYSFYGFLGEYKVNVKYQNRAANSTFSLSQGEETKHFSIQL